A single Brassica rapa cultivar Chiifu-401-42 chromosome A04, CAAS_Brap_v3.01, whole genome shotgun sequence DNA region contains:
- the LOC103866107 gene encoding probable polygalacturonase At2g43860, with the protein MIHKTSCLLLLPLTLIFLDFILISSLAKPTPITSLNVLTYGAKPDGLKDSTKAFLAAWQVACASPNPTTIIVPKGRFLVRNLVFQGNKCTNAPISFRIAGSIIAPEDFRVIASSLQWIMFDGVTNVSIYGGVLDAQGSSLWKCKNSGGKKCPTGAKTLLFTDSNNISIYGLTSINSQKFHIVIDQSNNVKIDGVKVSADADSPNTDGIHIENSHSVNITNSRIGTGDDCISIGPGSTHVSIQGIQCGPGHGISIGSLGRSEDEQGVENVIVSNVDFMSTDNGVRIKTWGKDSKSFVRNIVFQHIKMKMVKNPIIINQHYCLDKPCPKKESGVEISNVRYEDIQGTSNTEVAVMLDCSKDKPCTDIVMGNVNLVLQMVNGSAQASCNNANGLANDVVVPFTPCLKRDLLLT; encoded by the exons atgaTTCACAAAAcatcatgtcttcttcttcttcctctgacTCTCATCTTTCTTGATTTCATCCTAATCTCATCATTAGCCAAACCGACCCCAATCACATCCCTCAATGTCTTAACCTACGGAGCTAAACCAGATGGCTTAAAAGACTCAACCAAAGCCTTCTTAGCCGCATGGCAAGTCGCATGTGCCTCTCCTAATCCCACAACTATTATTGTACCAAAAGGACGGTTCTTGGTCAGAAACCTTGTATTCCAAGGCAACAAATGTACGAATGCTCCAATATCTTTTCGTATAGCCGGTTCAATTATTGCACCGGAGGATTTTAGAGTTATCGCAAGCTCACTACAATGGATCATGTTCGATGGAGTCACTAACGTTTCAATCTACGGTGGTGTACTTGACGCACAAGGCTCTAGTTTGTGGAAATGCAAGAACAGTGGTGGCAAAAAATGCCCTACTGGTGCTAAG ACTTTGTTATTTACTGATTCGAATAACATCAGTATCTACGGTTTAACGTCGATCAATAGCCAGAAGTTCCATATAGTTATCGACCAGAGCAATAACGTTAAGATTGACGGCGTTAAAGTTTCTGCTGATGCGGATAGCCCTAACACCGATGGGATTCACATCGAGAACTCTCACTCAGTGAATATCACTAACTCAAGAATTGGAACCGGGGACGATTGCATCTCCATCGGTCCAGGATCCACTCATGTTTCTATACAAG GCATTCAATGCGGTCCAGGCCATGGCATCAG TATCGGGAGTCTTGGGAGATCAGAGGACGAGCAAGGAGTTGAGAACGTGATCGTGAGTAACGTGGATTTCATGTCAACGGATAACGGAGTTAGGATCAAGACATGGGGAAAAGATAGCAAAAGTTTCGTACGAAACATTGTTTTCCAACATATTAAAATGAAGATGGTCAAGAACCCGATTATCATAAACCAACACTATTGTCTTGACAAACCTTGCCCTAAAAAG GAATCTGGAGTTGAAATATCAAATGTGAGATATGAAGATATACAAGGGACATCGAATACGGAAGTGGCGGTTATGTTGGATTGTAGTAAGGATAAACCATGTACCGATATTGTAATGGGTAATGTGAATCTCGTCTTGCAAATGGTTAATGGGTCGGCTCAGGCTTCTTGCAACAATGCAAATGGATTAGCTAATGATGTCGTTGTCCCGTTCACTCCTTGTCTAAAGAGAGACTTGCTTTTGACATGA
- the LOC103866173 gene encoding probable polygalacturonase At2g43860 produces the protein MIHKTSCLLLLPLTLIFLDFILISSLAKPTPITSLNVLTYGAKPDGLKDSTKAFLAAWQVACASPNPTTIIVPKGRFLVRNLVFQGNKCTNAPISFRIAGSIIAPEDFRVIASSLQWIMFNGVTNVSIYGGVLDAQGSSLWKCKNSGGKKCPTGAKTLLFTDSNNISIYGLTSINSQKFHIVIDQSNNVKIDGVKVFADADSPNTDGIHIGKSHSVNITNSRIGTGDDCISIGPGSTHVSIQGIQCGPGHGISIGSLGRSEDEQGVENVLVSNVDFTSTDNGVRIKTWGKYSKSFVRNIVFQHIKMKMVKNPIIINQHYCLDKPCPKKESGVEISNVRYEDIQGTSNTEVAVMLDCSREKPCTDIVMRNVNLVLQRINGSAQASCNNANGLANDVVVPFTPCLKRDMLLI, from the exons atgattcaCAAAAcatcatgtcttcttcttcttcctctgacTCTCATCTTTCTTGATTTCATCCTAATCTCATCATTAGCCAAACCGACCCCAATCACATCCCTCAATGTCTTAACCTACGGAGCTAAACCAGATGGCTTAAAAGACTCAACCAAAGCCTTCTTAGCCGCATGGCAAGTCGCATGTGCCTCTCCTAATCCCACAACTATTATTGTACCAAAAGGACGGTTCTTGGTCAGAAACCTTGTATTCCAAGGCAACAAATGTACGAATGCTCCAATATCTTTTCGTATAGCCGGTTCAATTATTGCACCGGAGGATTTTAGAGTTATCGCAAGCTCACTACAATGGATCATGTTCAATGGAGTCACTAACGTTTCAATCTACGGTGGTGTACTTGACGCACAAGGCTCTAGTTTGTGGAAATGCAAGAACAGTGGTGGCAAAAAATGCCCTACTGGTGCTAAG ACTTTGTTATTTACTGATTCGAATAACATCAGTATCTACGGTTTAACGTCGATCAATAGCCAGAAGTTCCATATAGTTATCGACCAGAGCAATAACGTTAAGATTGACGGCGTTAAAGTTTTTGCTGATGCGGATAGCCCTAACACCGATGGGATTCACATCGGGAAGTCTCACTCAGTGAATATCACTAACTCAAGAATTGGAACCGGGGACGATTGCATCTCCATCGGTCCAGGATCCACTCATGTTTCTATACAAGGCATTCAATGCGGTCCAGGCCATGGCATCAG TATTGGAAGTCTTGGAAGATCAGAGGACGAGCAAGGAGTGGAGAACGTGCTGGTGAGTAACGTGGATTTCACGTCAACGGATAACGGAGTAAGGATCAAGACATGGGGAAAATATAGCAAGAGTTTTGTTAGAAACATTGTTTTCCAACATATTAAAATGAAGATGGTCAAGAACCCTATCATCATTAACCAACACTATTGTCTTGACAAACCTTGCCCTAAAAag GAATCTGGAGTTGAAATATCAAATGTGAGATATGAAGATATACAAGGGACATCGAATACGGAAGTGGCGGTTATGTTGGATTGCAGTAGGGAGAAACCATGTACCGATATTGTAATGCGCAATGTGAATCTCGTCTTGCAAAGGATTAATGGATCGGCTCAGGCTTCTTGCAATAATGCAAATGGATTAGCTAATGATGTCGTTGTCCCGTTCACTCCTTGTCTGAAGAGAGACATgcttttgatatga
- the LOC103866106 gene encoding molybdopterin synthase catalytic subunit: MSSEENNLIEILEEGHKVDIAKYIDYVTTPQAGAIATFSGTTRDTFEGKTVMELRYEAYVPMATRYLSSICASARSNWDIHKIAVAHRLGAVPVGETSVFVAVSSVHRGDGLDACKFLIDELKASVPIWKKEVYANGEVWKENAEFLEKRLELAETRGSLVKKHVAGEHKRSCCGSKVRVQEDEDHTDIAGDNKE; this comes from the coding sequence ATGTCTTCAGAGGAGAATAACCTTATAGAAATCTTGGAGGAAGGTCACAAAGTGGACATAGCCAAGTACATTGACTACGTCACCACCCCACAAGCCGGCGCCATAGCAACATTCTCAGGCACTACAAGAGACACATTCGAGGGGAAAACAGTTATGGAGCTGAGGTACGAAGCATACGTACCAATGGCAACAAGATACCTCAGCTCCATCTGCGCATCCGCTAGATCAAACTGGGACATCCATAAGATCGCTGTCGCCCACCGTCTGGGGGCAGTTCCTGTTGGAGAAACCAGCGTGTTCGTGGCGGTCTCGTCTGTTCACCGTGGGGACGGTTTAGATGCTTGCAAGTTCTTGATTGATGAGCTGAAGGCTTCGGTTCCGATATGGAAGAAAGAGGTGTATGCTAATGGAGAGGTTTGGAAGGAGAATGCTGAGTTTCTGGAGAAGAGGTTGGAGCTTGCAGAGACAAGAGGCAGTTTAGTGAAGAAACATGTGGCTGGAGAACATAAGAGAAGTTGCTGTGGAAGTAAAGTTAGAgtacaagaagatgaagatcatACAGACATAGCAGGAGATAACAAAGAGTGA